The Candidatus Eisenbacteria bacterium nucleotide sequence TCTGCAGCTCGTGCGTGAAGGCGTCCTTGCTCCACGAGCGGACCATTTCCTGCAGACCCGTCTTCCAGTACTTCATCGCCATCTTGCGAAAGCCCTCGAAGCTCAGAGACTCCAGAGCCTCGGTCAGGTTCACCGAGGACTTCGTGTAACCCTCGCGCGATAGGGCCAACACCGCGTTGGGGCCGGCTTCGACCCCGCCGTGAATGCAGCGCGTGAAGTGCACACCGAGAAAGGGGAACGACGGGTCCGGTACCGGGTAGATCAGGCTGCGCACCAGGTGGTGGGCTTCCGGCTTCAGATCGTAGTACTCACCGCGGAAGGGGATGATCTGCAGGCCCGTCTCGAGGCCCATCATTTGCGCCACCTTGTCCGAATACAGTCCTGCACAGTTGATCACGAATTTCGACTCTATGTAGCCGACCGCGGTCCTCATGTGGATGGAGTCTCCGCGCTGGTCTATGGTCTCGACACGGGCACCCAGCACGACTTCTCCGCCGTTCTCGCGCAGGTGCCGCACGTAGGCGCGCGCCACCTCCGAGTAGTCGATGATGCCCGTTTTGGGCGACCACAGCGCCCTGAGCCCGACCGCGTGCGGCTCCAATTCTCGAAGTCGTTCGGGGCCGATCATCTCCAGCCCGGGCACGCCGTTGGCTATACCACGCTCGTACAAGCGGTCGAGCCGCGGCAGCTCGTCCTCTTGGACGGCGACGACGACCTTGCCTAGGAGGTCGTACTTGATGTTGTTCTCGTCGCAGAACGCGACCATCGACTTTGCGCCCGCGACACAGTTGCGCGCCTTCAGCGAACCCGGCGCATAGTAGACGCCCGCGTGAATGACCCCCGAGTTGTGGCTGCTCTGGTGCGCGGCGACCCGTCCCTCTTTCTCCAGCACGCCGACGCGGTACTTCGGGTACTTCTCCGAGAAACGCATGGCCGTCGCGGTGCCGACGATGCCGCCGCCGATGACCGTGATATCGAACGTGTACTGGGGAATTGTGGACGCTCCATCCTGACTGTGGCCGCGTCTCCGGGCCTCGAGGCCATCAGGGCGGCGACTCGTTTGCTAGCTGTCGAAGGCCCGCGCACCAGCGTGCAAGCCGGTGAAGCGGTCCTCCCGCTACTGCAGTCCGGTCACCGTGTACAGATCCGTGAGAAACCTCGGATAACTGTACACGAAGGTCTCGGCATTGGGGGTCATCATGATCCGCGTCAGCGTCACGACGCCGGCGGGGGACGGCGGCGCCAGGTCGACCCAGTGCGTCCGCTCCCCGGTCACGAGGTTCAGACGATAGATGGGAGCGGGCATCTGTCCGCGAAGGAAGTAGAAGATCGACTGATCGTCCTGAGCGAAGTGGACGATGCGGGCGTGCGCGGGGATGCCCGGTAGGGAACGTTTGGATCCGTCCTCCACGGAATACAGGATGAATTCCCCCTCGGTGCCCAGCGTGACGGCGGATCGCCCGTCACGCGAGACACGTGCCTCCTGGTATCCGCTTGCCTCGTCATCGGACACTCGCGTCCATCGTCCGCTCTTCAGATCGAGCCGGTACAGCCGGATACCCTGGCCGGGTTCGCTTGCCGTGAGGCACAGCGAGTTGCCGTCCGGGAACCAGTCGGCCCACTGGACCCGCAGGCCCTCGGTCGGGACCGTCCGCACCTCCCCGGCTCCCACAGGCAGCAGCTGAATCGTGTTCCTCGAGCCGACACCGGAGAGCGCGTACCGTCCGTCGGGAGAGAACGCGATCGCCGTCCCGTCTCCCAGCCGTACGGCCGGGGACCCATCGGTCTGGCGGATGTAGACCCCGTGCTCCTCACCACCTCCCGCGCCCGTCTCGTCGAACAGGATGCGCGTCCCGTCGGGGGTGATGTCTCGAACGAGGGACCAGTCCAGCCACGAGAGATCGCGCGAGACCGTGCCGCTCCGATCCCGCAGCGTGATGTGGAGCCGCTCGTCACCCCGGGCGATCAACACGGTCCCGGTGCGTGAGATGTCCATGAGGTCGGAAGCGCCGGGGACGCTGAACACCTTGCGTATGGAACCGCTCCGGGTCGTCGCGAAGATGATTCGGCCCGCGCCGATCTCGGCTCCCGAGAACCAGATCTCGGATCCATCGGGCTTCCAGGCGAGCCCCCGGGTCGACGAGAAGTCTCGGGTCAGTGTCTGCGTCTCACCGGTTCGGTCCACGATCGTCACGTGGCCGAGGTCATCGCCGCGAAGGGGATGATTCAGGAACGCGAGATGCGAGCCGTCGGGAGCGAACCTCAGATGGCTGGCCCATCCGGTCGTCTCGTACAACACGCGTCCGATCGGGTACTCGATGCGGACCATTCCCCCGACCTCGCGAACCACCGCGAGCTGGCGTCCCTCGGGGTCCCAGTCGGCTTCGCGGACGCTTTCGAGCAGCTCGCGTGCGGCGCCTCCGCCCATCGGCATACGAGCGAGCGTTCCATTCGTGATGAAGCCGCCCAGGAAGAGGGTCCGAAGGCTCACCGCCAGCTCCCCCGTGGAGGATACCGAGAAGAGATCGGTTCCCACCTGGCCCAGGCTTCTCGATTCGGGACTTCCGGGCAGATACCACATGAGCTCCAACGGACGGCCCTCCAGCGCCGCCCCGTAGACCACGGACTGACCATCCGGCATGAACCGCGCGACCCGGATGTTCCCTTCCCGGTACGTGAGTCGCTCGAACGAGGGAAACGGGAGGCTCGCGCCGGGAGCGGATGCTGCCGCACGGGCGGCATCGGCGGGCGGCTCGCGCTCCTCGATCAGCTCGAGCGCGAAGGCGAGGTCGCCCGCGTCCTGGAAGCGGTCCTCGGGCCGTTTCTCGAGGCACCGGAACACGACCCGTCCGATCCCGGGCATCTCCTGCTCCATCGCCCGTGGAAGCGGTCGCGGATCCGATCCGAGGATCGCGCTCATCCGGTCCGCCACGGTGTCACCAGGAAACGCACGCTCTCCCGTCAGCATCTCGTAGAGGATCGCTCCAAACGCGAAGAGGTCGGTTCGGTTGTCCACCTGCTGCACGCGGAGTTGCTCCGGCGCCATGTAGCTCGCGGTGCCGAGCACGGTTCCGGTGCGCGTCATGCCGGGAGAGATGCCGGTGGTGGAGTCTTCCTGGGCGCCGTCGCCCTGGAACAGCTTGGCGATTCCGAAGTCCAGGATCTTGAGCGAGCCGCTTGGAGTGAGAATCAGGTTCTCCGGCTTCAGGTCGCGATGCACGATCCCTGCCGCGTGTGCCGCCGCGAGGCCGTTCGCGAACTGAACCGCGGCGCGGATCGCCCTGGTCACGGGCATGGCCCCGCTCGCGAGTCGAGCGCGAACCGTTTCCCCCTCCACCATCTCGGACACGATGTACGGCGATCCGTCCGAGGAGCCGAGGTCGTGGATCGTCACGATGTTCGGATGGTTGAGCCTTCCCGCGGCACGCGCTTCCAGCTGGAATCGCTGGAGACGCTCCGGATTGCCGGCGAGCCCGGGGGAGATCACCTTGATCGCGACGTCGCGGCCGAGCCTCTCGTCCCGCGCGCGATAGACGACCCCCATCCCACCTTCGCCGACACGCGCGACGATCTCGTAGGGACCCAGGCGAGCTCCGGCGGCGAGCGTCATCCGACTTCCGAGGCGGTGCTGGCGGGAGGTGTCGCGACGCCGGAGGTGGGGCCCACGCGTGCCAGCGGAACGTCCCGCACCCCCCGCCGCTTCTCCGCGAGGATGTGCGCCCAGCGGCGCACCGAATCGAGGAGCACCGTCCCGACGAGGAGCAGGAGCACGATGCTCAGGATGCCGTCCAGATAGCTCACGAACGCGCCCTTCTCGGCGATGTACGACGGCGAGAGATAGCGGAACGTGTTGAGCACGCCGGCGGTCCCGGTCGTGACCGTGAGGAAGCAGAGCGGCAGGAAGGTCACGAGGGCGTACTTCACGGGGCGCTGGCGCAGCAGGAACGTCGTCCCCACCGCGAGCGCGATCACGGCCAGGAGCTGGTTCGACACGCCGAACAAGGGCCAGATCGTCTCGATGCTCCCCGTGGCCATGAGGTATCCCCACGAGAAGCAGACGATGGCGCCCACGAAGGCGACGCTCCACACGTTCGTGGTGGATCCGAGCGGCGCCCACACGCGCTTCGCGACGTCCTGGAAGAGGTATCGCGCCACCCGCGTGCCCGTGTCGAGCGCCGTGAGGATGAAGACGGCCTCGAACATGATGGCGAAGTGGTACCAGTACGCCATCAGATTCCCCATGCCGGGAATCTGGCGGAGGATGTTGGCCATCCCCACCGCGAGCGAGACGGCGCCGCCGGTGCGTCCCTGAAGGGTCTCCTCCCCCACGAGCCGCGTCAGCTCGGCGAGCTGCACCGGCTGGATCCCGAGCGCCGCGACCGCCTTCGGCACGCCGTTGATGAGGTAGTAGTCGGCGGGCGCGAGCGTGGTCGCCGCGATCAGGGCCATGATCGCGACCAACCCCTCCGTGAGCATCGCGCCGTACCCGATCATCCGGATCGACCGCTCGTCCGGAACCATGCGCGGCGTCGTGCCCGAGCCGATCAGCGCGTGGAAGCCGCTGATCGCGCCGCACGCGATCACGATGAAGCAGAACGGGAAGACCTTCATCCCCGGAAGCACGGGGCCCGAGCCGTCGATGTACGGAGTGACCGCGGGCATGAGGATCTTCGGGTGGACGATCGCGACCCCGACCACGAGCAGGATGATCGTGCCGATCTTCATGTACGTGGAGAGATAGTCGCGCGGACAGAGGAGGAGCCACACCGGGAGCGTCGCGGCGATGAAGCCGTAGATCGGGAGGATCACGGCGAGCGACTTCGGCGTCAGCGTGAACCACCCGGCGATCGGCGACTGCACGACCCAAGGGCCGAGGAGCACCGCCGCCAGGATGATCGCCACGCCGATCAGACTCCCTTCCACGACCCTCCCCGGCCTCAGCTTGTACATGTAGAGCCCGAAGAGGAGCGCCGCCGGGACCGTCATGGCCACCGTGAAGGTGCCCCACGGCGAGTGCGCGAGCGCGTTCACGACCACGATGCCGAGCCCGGCGAGGAGGAGGATCGTGATGAAGAGGATGGCCGCCGTCGCGGCCCCGTGCGCCACGGGGCCGATCTCCCGCCGCGCCATCTCCGACAGGGACGACGCGTTGTGGCGCACCGACGCGAAGAGGATGATGAAGTCGTGCACGGCGCCGCCGAGCGCCGCGCCGAAGAGGATCCAGAGCGCGCCCGGGAGATATCCGAACTGGGCCGCGAGCACGGGTCCGATCAGCGGCCCGGACGCGGAGATCGCCGCGAAGTGATGCCCGAAGAGGACGAACTTGTTCGTCTTCACGAAGTCCCGGCCGTCCGCCATCGTGACGGCGGGCGTGGGACGGTTCGGGTCGATCCGGGCGGCGCGGTAGGCCAGGAACGCGCCGTAGTAGCGGTAGGCGAACGCGAAGACGACGATCGCCAGAAGCGGCAGGACGAGCGAATTCACGCCGAAGCGGTTCCCTCCCCGGTTACCGCTGTGCCGAAGACTTCTTCTCCTGGTGCAGCGCGACCTTGTTGATCACGATCCCGTACGCGCCCGCGCGGTGGTAGACCATCCCGGTCACGTCCACCTTCTTGTGGATGAACGCCATCAGGGGATCGTTCGGGTTCTTGCCGGGAAGTTCGCCGGCGATGAAGTAGATCCGGTCGTTCTCGCGATCGTAGATCGCGAGCGTCTGACCGGAGCGCGCGCAGTCGATGGCGCACTGGTAGTGGCCCGGGCCGATGGACTTGGGCCCGGCTTCGAGGAAGCAGGCCGGGTCCATCACCTCGCCGACGATCGTCATGGCGGTTCCGGATTCGCGGCCCGCCTTCGGCTTCGCCCGAGGGGTGGTCGCATGGTGCTCGTGCCCGGTCGCGGGGGCCGGAGCGGCGCTCGCCTTGGGAGCCTCGGTCTTGGCCGCGGTCCCCGCATCCTTCTCCGAGCCGTTCTGGGCCGCCGCTTGGACGCCGAAACCGGCCAGCGCCGCGATCAGAAGGGGGGCGATCGCCCGTGAGGTCCATCGTGTCGTCATGTCAGAGCTCCTTCGTGCGCCCCCGGTGTTCGGAATCTAGCGCGACGCCTTCGCGGCGGAATACGGCTCCACCGAAGCCACCTGGATCGCGATCAGCCCGCCGCGGGAGAAGACCTTTCCCTTCACCATGACCTTCTGGCCCGCGTAGTCGATCACGCCGCGGTTGGGATCGTCTCCCGGCCGCTCGGTCGCGAGGATATAGATCTTGTTCGTCTTCTGCTCGAGAATGGCCAGCGTCTGGCCCGACTTCGCGCACGCGATCATGCACTCCTTGTGCGCGTCGCCCTTGGCGCCGTTGATCACCCAGCATGCCGGGTCGATCACCTCGCCGATGATCGTCCTGGCGCCCAGCTTCGCCGGGGCCGCGGACCCCTTCGGGGCCTCCGCTGCCGCCTGTCCCTTCGCCGGCTCGGCCGCCTTCTCCTGAGCCGTCGCCGCGACCACGATTCCCACGAGGAGTACGACCACCGCCAAGATCCCGATTCTCGAGAATCTCATTCGTGCCCTCCGATCTGACGAACGTGGACGCGGGCCGGGTCGGCCCTCGCGGCTAGATTACCAGATGCCAGAGGGTTGCCGCAATGGGCCAAGAAGCCTTCGAACCCGGGAGGAGCCCCCCGAAGTACCCCGGAGCCCACCCGCGGGTCCCGGGAGAGGCCCCTCACCGCCGTTCGTTTCCTGCCGCTCGGGCGTTCTACTAGATGCCGGGGGCCGACGGCAGCCGTACCGCATTGCGGCGTGCCGCGCTCGAACCGACCGCATCCTCCCTGGCGTTCCAACTCGGGAGGCGGGTCGCTGGGACAGGCGGCCCGCTTCGTTTCTCTCTGGTATCATTCCCTCGAACGTCCGACCCAACCGAACCCGAGGGACTGCCATGCCCGGCCTGTCGCGTCGCAGCGAGCTGATTCCCTTCTCCCCCATCCGAACGATGTTCCGCCTCGCCGACGAGATGGAGCGGGCGGGCGGCGGCCCCGTCTACAAGCTCCACGTCGGGGACCCCGATTTCACCCCTCCCGCCGTGGTGGTCGAGGCGGCGTGCGACGCCTTGCGCTCCGGCAAGACGCACTACGAGCAGACGGTCGGCCTTCACGAGCTGCGCGCCGCGTACGCGGAGAAAGTCCGCGCGCGAAACGCGATCGCGGCCACGACGGAGCACATGGTCATCACTCCGGGCTCGACCCAGGCGCTCTTCGCGTCGATGAGCCTCATGGTCGGACCCGGCGACGAGATGATGCTTCCCGAGATCTACTGGCCGAACTACCTCCAGCAGGTCCTCATGCTCGGCGCGAGGCCGCGCTTCTATCCGCTGGGCGCGGGCTACCAGCCGGATCTCGAGGCGGCGCGCCGCGCCGTCACGGACCGCACGCGCGCGATCCTGATCAACAGCCCCAGCAATCCGACGGGCGCCGTGTTCCCCGAACGGACGCTCCGCGCCCTCTACGAGCTCGCGCGGGAGCGGGACCTCTGGATCCTGAGCGACGAGGCGTACGAGGACTTCGTGTACAGCGGCGACCACGTCTCTCCCGCCGCGTTCGAGCGCGACCTCCCCGAGGATCAGCGCCGCGTCTTCACGCTCTTCACGTTCTCCAAGTCGTACGCGATGACCGGACTTCGCGTCGGCGCCATCGTCACGCCGTCCGCGCGAGTGACCACGATGCTCCGGAAGTGCCAGGAGCCTCTCGTCGCGAGCGGAAACTCTCCCATGCAGTGGGCGTGCGTGCACGCGCTTCACGCCAGCGAGCGCCCCGGGATCCGGCGCATGCACGAGGTCTATCGACATCGGCGGGACCTCGCGCTGTCGATCCTGAAGCCGGCTGGAATGGCGGACTACGTTCCGGAAGGCGCTTTCTACGTCATGGCGGACGTCTCGGCGACGGGAATGAGCGGCGACGAGTACGCGGTCGCGCTGCTTCGCGAGGAGCGGGTGGCGGTGGCCCCCGGCTCGGGGTTCGCGCTCATGCCGGAGTACGCGCCGGACGGAACGCTCCGGAACGAGCCGACGGCCTCGGGAGCGCCCGAATACGCCTCGAATCCCAAGGCGCGTCAGCGCGTGCGCATCGCGTTCTGCGTCTCGGACTCGGATCTCGAGGAGGGGCTCCGCCGCATGGCCCGGTTCACCGAGCGCCACCGCGTGAAGACCGCGGCGCCGGCGGCGGCGAGCTAGAGGCCGGCGGTCAGGACCGCTCGGCGGCGGGCAGCTCCGCCACCGAGTAGTAGACCTTCCCCCCGCGGGACTGGATCCGCTCCACTTCCTCGTCCGCGCCCGTCGACGCGCCCTCGATCCGGAGCACGGCGTCGCACCGGTCGGCGGCCGCGAGCGAGACCGGCATCATCACCTCGTCGAACGCGTCCTGCCCCACGGCCTCGATGATGGGGAGCGCCAGGTTCACCCCCACGATCGGCACATGGCCTCGCCGGAAGACCTCGTAGGCGGCCCGGTTCAGCGCGCGAAGGTTTCGCTCCCGGTCGGCCTTCGTCTTCGCGCCGGTGGCATAGGGGCCGGAGATCATCACCCAGAGCGGGCCCGAGGATTCGGAGAGCGTCACTTGGGTTCCTCTCCACCGATCTTGGCGATGCTCTTCATCTTCTCGATCCGGTACTCGACCCGGCCCACGATCGCGAGGATGGTCCAGGTGAACAGGATGCTCAGCGCCGCGATTCCCAGCCGGCCCGTCCCCACGGCGACTCCCGCCGCCGCGGTCATCCAGATCCCCGCCGCGGTCGTGAGCCCGTGCACCTCGCGTTCGCTCGCGAGCTTGAGGATCGCGCCGGCGCCGATGAAGCCGATCCCCGTCGCGATCCCCTGGACGACGCGGCTCGTGTCGGCGACGGGCATCCCCGCCTCGAGCGACACGAGAACGAAGAGCGTGGAGCCCAGGGCCACGAGCATGTGGGTGCGGAGCCCGGCGGGCTTGCCGGTCCGCTCCCGCTGGATTCCGACCACGGCCCCGAGCGCGGCGGAGAACAGGAGCCGGATCAGAACTCGGGCGAATTCTCCCCAGCTGGGAATGCCGCTCGTGAGCTCGTCCCAGAGGACGTCCATCTGTGCCTCCATGTCCGCGCGTGGCCGGCGGACGTGCGGTCAGCTGCCGCTGAGACGGACGTCCTGGTGGAAGGTCCAGACCCCGTCCGCCCCCTTCGACGGTCTCACGATGATAGCGTTTCCCGTGCGCTCGGCGTGCTCGCGATGCTCTCTCGTGAGATGGGGGTCTCCCTCGAACTGGACTTCGAGGAACCGCGGGTGGTGCGCGGGAGCGGTGACGATGAGATGGATGTGGGCCGGCGCGCCGCCTTCGGGATACGCGCCGGGCCAGATCGTGTGGAACGCGAACGTGCCGTCGTTCGCGGTGACCGCCGTGCCGCGAAGGCGCGGCACGCGCGTGTCGGAGCCGCGCGGGTTGTAGAGTCCGTCCTCATCGGTGTGATACGCGATCACGGCGGCTCCCGCGAGCGGTCGTCCGCCGTAGTCGAGAACACGACCGGTCATGGTGAGCCTGCGGCCCGGCTCTTCGGCACCGCAGATCGTGACCACGGACGTGCCCGCCCCCGAGGCGCCCGGTACCGGCGCGGATCGCACCTCTCTCCCGGGGCCGGGCTCCTGCGCGCACGCGCCGCCACCGGGTGAGACGAGCAGGAGGAACGACGTGGCGAGTGTGGCCCGGGCTCGCGGACGCGAAGTCACCGGTACTCCGCAGCGGTGATGGTCACTCGAAAGAACTCTCCCTCTTTGTAGAAACGATCGCTTCCGAAATACCACCCCGCCCGGAGCCGGCTCGGGATGGTGTATCCGCCGAAGGTCGATTCGCCCTCGCTGAATCCTCCGAACTCCACGAGCCGAAACGCCTCTCCCTCTGGATTGCCCCACCGCAGCAGGCTGATCGAGCTCAGCTCCCCGCGATCCCCCACCGAGAAATTCACCGACGCGGGGTGGCCTTGCACGGTGAGAGAGGCCTGCACCCGGGAAGGATGGAAGCCGCTCCAGAAGACCCCTGGCGCGAGCAGCATCGAGGGGAGCCATAGAAGCTCCGCCGCGAGCCGCCCGGCTCCCGCCCGGGAGATGTCCGGTCCGGAGCCGCGAACCACCGGGAGGATGCGAAGGATGCGCCAGTTCATGGAGCCCTGGCCGTCCACGATGCGGTCGGTGCCTCGGAATTGGCCGAGCCCGGATCCGACCCTCGCCTTCCAGATCATGCCGCGCTGGGCATGGATCACCTCTTCGGCTTCGAAGGGCATCCATTGGCGAAGCTTGATCTCGCCGCGCATCGTGAGCCGGACGGCCGTCGCGAGCGGCGCCCCCGGAGCGATGGCGTGGCGGAGATACCGCTGCGCGGCCTCCGGAAGATGCGAGAGATCCTCCGGTCTCGGCGCCGCCCCCGCGGAGGGGGCGAGCTGCCAGAGGTCCTTCAGGGAACGGATGCGGACGCTCACGTCCCCTCGCCCGCGAGGAGGCTCATCCCTTCCTCGCGCGAGCGAGGCCCCATGCCCGGAGACCGCCACCCGCCGTCCGCCTCATGAGGAGTGGCCTCCTCCGCCCCGCTCGTCTCGGGACGCGCCCCGTTTCGCGGCCACACCCATGACCAGCCAGACCACGGCGCTGGCGAGGAACACCACGTTGATCGGACGGTCGCGCAGGAGCGGCGCCAGCCCGGCCGCCAGGGACCCGGCGGCCGCGACGAAGAAGAGCCAGGCGATGCTTCGCTTCATCTCGAGCTTCCTCCCGTTCGGAGCGTGGAACGCAGGGCTTCGACGGTCTCCTCGTCCATCCCGAGAACGACCGTCGTGTAGCCCTCGATCATGCTCAGGAGCGCTTCCCTCGGTCCATCCTTCCACTCCTGGCTTCCGTAGAACGCGTCCTGGCTCGCCCGCCGCTCCTCGAGGCTCCCGTAGGCGCGGATCAGAAAGCACGACCGGTCGTCGTGCAGCGAGGCCCCGTACCCCACGACGTCGACCTTCCAGCGCTCGAGCATCGGCAGCGATCGCTCGCGCACCAGCCGGTCGAACGCCGCGAGCGTTCCCGGTTTGAGGGTGTACGAGCGGATCTCGACGACGCGGCTCAACCCGAAACCCCTAGAGGTCCACCAGCACCTTGAACCCGCCGTACATCATCCGCCGGACGTCGAAGGGCATCGCCTTCAGGTCCATGTGGAGCCGCGGGTCCCTCATGACCTTCGCGTTCACCCGATCCCGGTCCGCCTTGGACCGGTACACGATGTAGGAGAAGAACACCGTCTCGTCCGCTCTCGCGCGCGCTCCGCGCGGGAAGGCCACTCCCATCTTCACCTTGAGATCGTCCCCGATGCACTCGCGAAACTCGAGCGCGCCGTGCTCCTTCCAGATCTTTCCCGCCTTGCGTGCCATCCTGCGATACGCGGGGACGTTCTTCTTGGGAATGGGCAACACGAATCCGTCGACATAGGGCATCCTACCCTCCTCACTCAGGGCGAGCCCTCGAGCTCGCGATTTCCCTCGATGAACTTCAGGAGGAACCGGAGCACGGCGATCTTCCACCGGCCTCCGCGCTTCCGCATCTCCATCTCGTAGCTGCCCACGAACACCCGCGTCTTCGCGCCGGCGCGGACGTTCTCGCGGTAGTGAAACGCCACGCCGTAGCACTGGAGCCGCGCGGTATCCCCCGCGACCTGCACCTGGAAGTTTCCGGCCTGGTGATGCACGTGATCCAGGAAGCGAAAGCCCTCGGCCCAGGCGCGGGTGACCTCCGACGGTTGGAGCGTCGCGGGCTCGCCCCCGGCCAGGGACGTCATGTCGAGGACCAGCGGATCGGTGAAGCAGTCCTCCACGGCCGGCCAGTCCCTTCGATCGGTCGACACGAAGAGCCGGACCGCGAGATCCTGGACGGCGAGCCGCTCCTCGAGATCCCTCAACGTCCGCCTCCGATCCGCGGCAGGAATCTCCCCGTGCGGCTCCGGTACTCCTCGTAGGAGCCCCCGAAGCGCTCGAGGAGCTTCCGTTCCTCGATGCGCGACCTTCCGGCCATGAGTATGAACGTAAGCGTACCGGCCGCGAACAGAAACCAGTTCGCCGCCGCGAGCGCGTTTCCGACGACCATGAAGAGCGCGGACAGGTAGAACGGATGCCGCACCCAGCGGTACGGGCCGCTGGTGACGAGCGTGTGGGCGCGTCGTGTCACCACGGTGTCGGTCAGGTTCATTCCCAGCGTGCGAAGCGTCCACACGATCAGGGCCCCGCCCAGAACCGCGAGAACGACGCCTCCCCATCGCAGCCAGCCGGGAAGCGGCACGGACGACCAGACCATCCATCGCGGCTGGATCAGGAACGCGAAGAGTCCCAGCATCGCGGCGAGCCCGACGGGACGAAGCGTGAGCAGGAAGAAGAGACCTTCCTGGCGCCGGTCGATGGGTTCACGCGTCGACTCGGAGCGGATCCGGTGATGGATCATCACCGGGAGGAGGAGCGCGGCGCCGATCGCAAGCGCGATCCGGTAGGGCTGATCCTCGATCAGGTCCCTTCCTCCCAGTGGAGCTTGTGCAGGACGCGATGCACGACCGGCGCCAGGATCACACCGGCGATCACGATGAACACGAGCCCGGCGTAGAGAGCGTAGCAGCCCGCGAAGAGCTTCCCTCCCGGCGTCTGCGGGTGGTGCAGGGGCCCCATCCCCCCGAGCAGCATCGCGGAGTTGAGGAACGCGTCGAGGGCCGGCAGGCGCTCGAGGTGCGTGTACCCCGCCATTCCGAGGAGAAGGGAGAAGACCATGAGCGCCAGGGCCCCCAGGAAGTGCCCCAGCATTCGCCCGACGAACTGACCACGCGTGAGGGGACGGCGCTGTCGCGACTCGTACATCAGCGAGCGGCG carries:
- a CDS encoding DUF1428 domain-containing protein, with amino-acid sequence MPYVDGFVLPIPKKNVPAYRRMARKAGKIWKEHGALEFRECIGDDLKVKMGVAFPRGARARADETVFFSYIVYRSKADRDRVNAKVMRDPRLHMDLKAMPFDVRRMMYGGFKVLVDL
- a CDS encoding nuclear transport factor 2 family protein, which codes for MRDLEERLAVQDLAVRLFVSTDRRDWPAVEDCFTDPLVLDMTSLAGGEPATLQPSEVTRAWAEGFRFLDHVHHQAGNFQVQVAGDTARLQCYGVAFHYRENVRAGAKTRVFVGSYEMEMRKRGGRWKIAVLRFLLKFIEGNRELEGSP
- a CDS encoding isoprenylcysteine carboxylmethyltransferase family protein encodes the protein MIHHRIRSESTREPIDRRQEGLFFLLTLRPVGLAAMLGLFAFLIQPRWMVWSSVPLPGWLRWGGVVLAVLGGALIVWTLRTLGMNLTDTVVTRRAHTLVTSGPYRWVRHPFYLSALFMVVGNALAAANWFLFAAGTLTFILMAGRSRIEERKLLERFGGSYEEYRSRTGRFLPRIGGGR
- a CDS encoding NIPSNAP family protein translates to MSRVVEIRSYTLKPGTLAAFDRLVRERSLPMLERWKVDVVGYGASLHDDRSCFLIRAYGSLEERRASQDAFYGSQEWKDGPREALLSMIEGYTTVVLGMDEETVEALRSTLRTGGSSR